AATTTAAGCTGATCCATAATATATATACTATTAATTATTAAACTAGTTCACGTTCGATAGCGCATTTTCAGGGGGAATTGTCATTTTTTCATCGTTTCATCACCCGGGCTAACATATCTTTCCCCTGTGGTCAGGAAATCACCTGCAATCAGGGAATTCCGTGAGGCCATCAACCAGGCATACTGCTGATTCTCAATAAATTAATAAAATGGGAATTATAATGGGAAGTGCGCAAAGATACGTTTTTTGATGTAGTGTGCAAAGCCTCAAAACGCCTTCTGGCGCGGATTACATTAGTATATAATAACAAGCATAGGAGGGATAAAATGTAGTGCAATGATTATCATATCACTCCCTCTTTTTTCGTGATATATAACTTTCTGAAAAAAATTTTTGAAAAGTATTTGGAATTTAAAAAAGCTTTGTGTTATCTTTGCACTCCCAACAACGAAAGAAACACACGTTGGACGGGACAAAACGGTGGTTGTAGCTCAGTTGGTTAGAGCATCAGATTGTGGTTCTGAGGGTCGGGGGTTCGAGACCCCTCATCCACCCGAAAATGAAAAAGGCTTCCTACATGGAAGCCTTTTTTCGTTTACCTCTGTTTCATTTTTGATTGAGAAATTCAATCAGGGGAAAGTATCTTCGCAACATTGTAAATAACATTCCGACTCAATGAATTATCTGATCATAATTTCCTGCCTGGTACCCGTTGTTACTGCCCTGCTGGGCTGGTTCATTCACCGCCTCGCAGTCCATACCTTCTTTACCAGTATTCTTCCTAAACGCCAGCAAGCCCTGGCACAGCAACTGGGCGCTTTCGCAGGACAGCAGCTTTCCTTCGGCATTATCAAATCCAAACTGACAGATCCGGAAAAAATAAAAAATATCATCCCGCTGGTGGAAGCACATCTCGATACCTTCCTTCGGGAGAAACTACCTAAAGCCATGCCGGTACTCTCCATGTTCATCGGCGACAGCATCGTGAACCAGATCAAATCACACCTCGTAGCAGAACTCGACACCCTGTTTCCGATAATGATCAATCAGTATCTTGACAATGTGGAGAAAGATCTGAATATCGAAAAGATGGTAGCTGATAAAGTAGCCGGCATTTCTGCGGAACAACTGCAACAAATCAGTAAGCAACTGTTAGGTAATGGCATTCAGCAGTTCACATTGCTGGGCGCCCTCACCGGCTTCATTTGCGGCCTTGTGGCGGTAATACTCCTCTGCATTTTTTAATCGTCCTGTCAGCGGCGCTTCGGGAAGAGGCGCCGCGTACTGTTAACTACTGTTAACCGGAAAGCTTTGTTAACTACTGTTAAGACCTTCTACGGGCCTTTTTTTTGATTTCCTGCGGAAAAAATTCCATTCATCACAATATCCGACCATTCACCACTGGCCACCGATACATTTGCTGAAATCTGACCAAGCGTGCAGGTAAAAAACAGCAGGATGAAAAAACGGTACATCGTACTCGCCGGCATTTTAATGTGGCAGGTACAGTCCTTCGCCCAGGCACCGGCAAACGGAAGACCAGCGGCAACACAAAACGGACAAGGCGCAAAAGCAAGGCCCGACATGCCTCAGATAGGCAGGCTTTACGGAAAACTGATAGATGCTTCCAGCGGGAAACCTATCCCCTACGCTTCCGTAGCCCTGTTACGGCAACGCGACTCCTCGGTGGTGACCGGCATGCTGACGAAACCCAACGGGGAATTTAACCTGGAAAGCCTGCCCTTCGGCCCTTTTATTGTACGCATCAACTTCATGGGCTATACCAGTCTTCAGAAAAAAGTGGCCATCACCTCGCAAACTACAGAACAGGACCTGGGCAACATTAAAATGCAGCCCAACGTAAAAACACTGCAAGGCGTAGAAGTAACCGGCCAGAAAAGCGCTTTCACCATGGGCATCGACAAAAAGGTGTTCAACGTGGAACGTAACCTCACCAGCGTTGGCGGCACCGCTACAGACGTTTTGAAAAACATCCCTTCCGTAAATGTGGACCTGGACGGCAACGTCAGCGTACGCAATGCGGCGCCCAATATTTTTGTAGACGGCAAACCCTCTACCCTTACCCTCGATCAGATACCCGCTGACGCGATAGAAAGCGTGGAACTGATCACCAACCCCTCCGCACGTTATGATGCGGAAGGCATGTCCGGCATCCTCAATATCATCCTGAAGAAAAACCGCAAAGCCGGCTTCAATGGCTCGGTACAGGCAGGTATCGGCACCGGCAACAAATACAACGGTGGCGGCAACATCAATATCCGTCAGGGTAAATTCAATGTGTTCGCCAACTATAATATCAACGCTAACAGGACCTGGGGCGATGGCACCACCTCCCGCAGCAACTTCAGAAGTGGCGGCGTGGCAGATACCAGCTATCTCCTGCAAAACAGCAACAGCACCAGCAAACCGCTGTTCCAGTTTGGCCGCTTCGGCGCCGATTACCAGATCGATAACCGTAACACCATCTCGCTGTCACAGAACATCGTAGCGGGCAACTTCAAAAACAATGAAGACCTCCTCAGCACGTTCTCCGACGGCCATCACAGCATCACCGGCCTCAGCGACCGAAAAAACAACAATCAGTTCAACTTCCGCAATTACACCACAGCACTGGGTTTCAAGCATACCTATGCTAAACCCAACAAGGAATGGACAGCTGACTTCAACTACAACAGAAGTTCCAATAACCGCGATGGTGACTACATCACCCAGGCCATGAACGCACAGGGCGTTCCCCTCGGACAGGCACTGACACAAACCAATACCACCGCCGGTAAAACCACTTTCATCACCATTCAGACAGATTATACCAACCCGGTAGGCAAAAACGGAAAACTGGAAGCCGGCGCGAAAGTCACGCTGCGCGACTATACCAGCGATTACCAGGTGCTCGACAAAGATACCCTCAGCAATAACTTCATACCGAACACGATGCTCTCTACCGCCTACAAATACAACGAAGAGATTTATGCCGGTTACGCGAACTTCTCCAACACCGTGGGCAACTTCGGGTACCAGGCCGGTCTGCGGGTAGAGCAATATGTATACGCCGGAGAAAACAAAGGCGTGGAATACAAGCCCACTAAAGCAGTCCCGGGCTTCTTCCCGAGCGTGTATCTCTCGCAGAAACTTAAACATGAACAGGAACTACAGCTCAATTATTCCCGTCGCGTTAACCGGCCTAACTTCTTCCAGCTGATACCTTACCGCGATTACAGCGATCCGCAGAACCAGCGGGAAGGCAATCCCAACCTGAAACCGGAATACATCAACAGCCTGGAGTTTTCCTACGCTAAAAACTGGAAAAATGCCAACCTGCTGGGAAGCATTTACTTCCGGAACGTCAACAATATGATCTCCACCATCAGCACGCCTATTGGCGCAGACACGCTGCTGACGCAGTTTATCAACGCCAACAGGAGCAATTCCTACGGTGCTGAGATCACGGTAAAAAACCAGATCATCAAAGGCTGGGACCTTACCTCCAACCTGAACCTGTATCAGACAGACATGAAGGTGAACAGCAACGGTCAGAACTTTAACAACAGCGGTTTCAGCTGGCTGGCGAAAATCAATTCAGAGACCAAACTGCCTGCCAATTTCACATTACAGGTAACCGGCTCCTATCAGGCGCCTACCATTGCCTTGCCGTCTTCCGGCGGCGGTGGTGGCGGTGGCGGCCGCGGCGGCGGAGGTGGCGGCTTCATGATGATCCCCACTTCTTCACAGGGCACGATCAAAGGCTTCAGCACCGTGGACGTGGCCGTTCGTAAGGACTTCCTTAAAAACAAAGCGGCTTCGCTCACCCTTAGCCTCTCAGATGTTTTCAATACCCGTCAGTATGAGCTGAACCAGGCCACGCCGGCTTTCGCGCAGGACTATATCCGCAAGCGTGAGTCCCGCATCCTGAAACTTAACTTCAGCTACCGTTTCGGCAAGTTTGACACTTCGCTGTTCAAAAAGAAAAAACAGAATAACAACAACGACATGCAGATGGGCGATCCCATGCAAAGTTTTTAGTTAATAAAGAGGGTGAATGCAAAACCACGGCCGGCAGACAGCGTCTTGCGCTCCTGCCGGCTATCTTTTTGAATATACCATTCATCCCAATTAGTCAACATTTTAAAGGCCCGCTATTATTTTTATAGTCATAGATCAGCCAGAATAAAGGATGCTAACATTACGGATGCTAAGATTAATTGCAGGGGCGACCCTGTTGTTTGCTATTGTGCCTAACCTCTACGCACAAACGCCGGAAGGCGCACCGGTAAAAATGACCGGCAAAGTAGCAGACGCCGTGACCGGCAAGCCGGTGGAATATGCCTCAGTGGTATTGCTCCGCCAGGCGGATTCCTCTATGGTCACCGGTATGTACACCACGCCCGCCGGCACTTTCGCCTTTAATACAGTCGTTCCCGGTATTTACGTGCTGCGCGTTACCTTCATGGGTTACGAAAAGCTGGAAAAAGCGGTGAAAGTGGCAGCCGGAAAGCCCGCCTTTGCCGGCACCCTGCGCCTGCAGACAGCCGGCAAAGTGCTGAACGCCGTGGAAATCAAAGCGGAGAAGCCCGCATTCTCCATGCAGATAGACCGGCAGGTGTTCGACGCCGGCAGCATGATCAATGCAGAAGGCGGCACCGGTACAGACATCCTGAAAAATATTCCCAGCGTAGACGTAGACATCGATGATAATGTGACCCTCCGCGGCAAAAGCGTGACCATCTACGTGGATGGCAAACCATCGCCTTTCGGGGATGCTAAAACAGCGCTGCAAATGATCCCCGCAGAAAGCATCGACCGCGTAGAAGTCATCAACAACCCCTCTGCCAAATTTGAAGCACAGGGCGGCGGCGGTATCATCAACATCGTCCTGAAAAAAGACAAAGCCATCGGATATAACGTGATGTTCAATGCCGGCGTGGCCACCCGCGGGCAGCTCAACGGCAGCGCCAATGCCAGTCTGCGTATGCGCCGCTTTAATTTCTTCGGTAACTATAACGCCCGCTACGAATCCATCGGCGGCAGCGGCTACAGCTACCGCCAAAACCTGGTGCCAGACAGCAGCCGCACCACCTTCTTCTCCCAGGACAGCCGCAACAACAACCGCAATGGCAATAACGGCGGCCGCTTCGGATTCGATTATTTCCTCGATGACCACAACACCTTCACCATCGCGGAAGGCCTTAACCATAACTTCGGTAAAAACGAAGATGACATCTTCCTGAATTACCTCGATGACCAGAAACAAACGCTACGCAACGGAGAACGGCATAATAACAGTCGCAATGACGGCTATAACAACAATACCAGCCTGAATTACAAACACACCTTCAAAAAACAGAACCAGGAACTGACAGCCTATGTGAGCTATAGCGGCAACCGTGGCAGCAGCAACAGCGATTACCGCACACAATACCAGAAACCAGGACAGGACACACTTCCCAATCCCAACTGGCAACAGAATACCGGCAAAAACGGCAACCGCTTCTGGAACCTCCAGTCAGACTATACCATGCCCCTCGGCAAAAAAGGCAAGCTGGAAGCCGGCGTGAAAAGCACGTTCCGGTATATCAGCAACGACTATACGGCCATGCTGTACAACTGGGACGTACAGGACTTCCGTAAAAGCAACCAGCTGTCCAACCAGTACGACTATGAAGAAGACATTCACGCCGGTTACCTTAACTTCGCCAATGCCATCGGCAACCTGGGCTATCAGGTGGGGGTACGGGCCGAACAGTCTTTCCTGAAAGGTTACTCCTATACCCGTGACACCACGGTGGACAACAGGTTTTTTAATCTGTTCCC
The Chitinophaga varians genome window above contains:
- a CDS encoding DUF445 domain-containing protein, which translates into the protein MNYLIIISCLVPVVTALLGWFIHRLAVHTFFTSILPKRQQALAQQLGAFAGQQLSFGIIKSKLTDPEKIKNIIPLVEAHLDTFLREKLPKAMPVLSMFIGDSIVNQIKSHLVAELDTLFPIMINQYLDNVEKDLNIEKMVADKVAGISAEQLQQISKQLLGNGIQQFTLLGALTGFICGLVAVILLCIF
- a CDS encoding outer membrane beta-barrel family protein, translated to MKKRYIVLAGILMWQVQSFAQAPANGRPAATQNGQGAKARPDMPQIGRLYGKLIDASSGKPIPYASVALLRQRDSSVVTGMLTKPNGEFNLESLPFGPFIVRINFMGYTSLQKKVAITSQTTEQDLGNIKMQPNVKTLQGVEVTGQKSAFTMGIDKKVFNVERNLTSVGGTATDVLKNIPSVNVDLDGNVSVRNAAPNIFVDGKPSTLTLDQIPADAIESVELITNPSARYDAEGMSGILNIILKKNRKAGFNGSVQAGIGTGNKYNGGGNINIRQGKFNVFANYNINANRTWGDGTTSRSNFRSGGVADTSYLLQNSNSTSKPLFQFGRFGADYQIDNRNTISLSQNIVAGNFKNNEDLLSTFSDGHHSITGLSDRKNNNQFNFRNYTTALGFKHTYAKPNKEWTADFNYNRSSNNRDGDYITQAMNAQGVPLGQALTQTNTTAGKTTFITIQTDYTNPVGKNGKLEAGAKVTLRDYTSDYQVLDKDTLSNNFIPNTMLSTAYKYNEEIYAGYANFSNTVGNFGYQAGLRVEQYVYAGENKGVEYKPTKAVPGFFPSVYLSQKLKHEQELQLNYSRRVNRPNFFQLIPYRDYSDPQNQREGNPNLKPEYINSLEFSYAKNWKNANLLGSIYFRNVNNMISTISTPIGADTLLTQFINANRSNSYGAEITVKNQIIKGWDLTSNLNLYQTDMKVNSNGQNFNNSGFSWLAKINSETKLPANFTLQVTGSYQAPTIALPSSGGGGGGGGRGGGGGGFMMIPTSSQGTIKGFSTVDVAVRKDFLKNKAASLTLSLSDVFNTRQYELNQATPAFAQDYIRKRESRILKLNFSYRFGKFDTSLFKKKKQNNNNDMQMGDPMQSF
- a CDS encoding TonB-dependent receptor; its protein translation is MLRLIAGATLLFAIVPNLYAQTPEGAPVKMTGKVADAVTGKPVEYASVVLLRQADSSMVTGMYTTPAGTFAFNTVVPGIYVLRVTFMGYEKLEKAVKVAAGKPAFAGTLRLQTAGKVLNAVEIKAEKPAFSMQIDRQVFDAGSMINAEGGTGTDILKNIPSVDVDIDDNVTLRGKSVTIYVDGKPSPFGDAKTALQMIPAESIDRVEVINNPSAKFEAQGGGGIINIVLKKDKAIGYNVMFNAGVATRGQLNGSANASLRMRRFNFFGNYNARYESIGGSGYSYRQNLVPDSSRTTFFSQDSRNNNRNGNNGGRFGFDYFLDDHNTFTIAEGLNHNFGKNEDDIFLNYLDDQKQTLRNGERHNNSRNDGYNNNTSLNYKHTFKKQNQELTAYVSYSGNRGSSNSDYRTQYQKPGQDTLPNPNWQQNTGKNGNRFWNLQSDYTMPLGKKGKLEAGVKSTFRYISNDYTAMLYNWDVQDFRKSNQLSNQYDYEEDIHAGYLNFANAIGNLGYQVGVRAEQSFLKGYSYTRDTTVDNRFFNLFPSVFLKYNMPKNQNQSLVFNYSTRIDRPNFDQLLPYINNSDPQNIRIGNPELKPALSHKFETSYSVYYPKSNNYFSTSTYYAQTNDNIDRISTLDTVTGVTTTKPMNLATQQNIGGNVSYSLNIYKWWKVNANLNLEYNRLTSTTLNNENFSYGLNANTQFRLPSRINIELSGHYRSPRIQPQGTFRAMNGIDLGVRKEVLKNRALVIALNISDVLNTQQFSSHYETPVFIQDYERKRATRFIRINIRYRFGKMDPNLFKKKKQQQEEEEKPQEEEEKPKERGRL